GCCGGGGGTGCATTTCAACTCGTGGTTCCGGGTATTGATCAACCAGGGGGCCAATTCGTCGGGTTTGCGAGCCAGAAAGAAAATGACTGATTACCCGGCCCGTGGTCAGAATGATTGGATATTCGGTATCAACATCTTCGGTCGGCGGTGTGTACCCAGCGACGACGAACCGGGCTTTCCCGTCTGGGAAGTAAAACGGCCCGGTACCTTTGGCAATCGGATTCCACGAGCCAGGTTCAAAAAGCCGTGGGGTTCCAGGGTGGTCATCGCTCGGACAGGGCCAAAATACCCCGTGCTGACGCTCCACTTTTTCATAGGTAATGCCTGAATAATCCGCCACGCCGCCTTTGGAAGCAATTCTGAGTTCATCCAGCATTTCCTGTGGGCTGGCAAAGGTAAAGCCTTTTTCCGCTCCCATTTGGCGGGCAATATCCTGGATGATGCGCCAGTCCTGGCGGGCTTCGCCCGGTGGGTCAATCACCTTGTTGATTTTGATAACCCGGCCTTCAATTTGAGTGACGATCCCTTCATCTTCTTCATGGAGCGAACCAGGGAGCACGATATCAGCGTGATGCGCCGTTTCATTCAGGAAAAAGTCAATCGCCACATAAAATTCAAGTTTTTCGAGCGCTTTGGTGACAAATGCATTGTCTGGCAGAGAAACCTTGGGGTTGAAACAAAGTGACAGCAAGCCACGGATTTCACCCTTGTCAATTTTGCGAAAAATTTCATAGGCATCAACGCCAGCCTGGGGAAGGTCATCTGGTGAAACGTCCCAGACTTTGGCGATATAGGCGCGATGTTCGGGGTTGCTGATATCACGTCCGCCAGGAAGTTGATCGCATTTCTGGCCGTGCTCGCGTCCTCCCTGGCCATTGCCCTGGCCGGTAATGGTGGCATATCCACAGTTTTCGCGCCCGATTCGGCCTGAAGCCAGCACAATGTTGATGGCACCGAGGACGTTTTGAACACCGTGGCTGTGGTGCTCGATCCCACGGGCATGCATCAGAAAACTGGTTTTGGCGGTGCCCCACCATTCCGCTGCCTGACGAATTGATTTTTCGGCAATCCCGGTGACTTTAGCAGTGAATTTAGGCGTCCATTGTTTGACGTGTTCGGCAACGGCTTCGAACCCAACGGTTGAGTTTTGAATGAAATCGTGGTCAAGCCAGTCATTTTCAATCATTAAATGAAGAATGCCATTAAACAGCGCAATATCCCGACCAGGTTTGATTGGCAGGAACAGGTCGCAAGTTCGGGCAACCGGCGTGATCCGTGGGTCAACCACGATGATTTTGGCGCCGTGTTCGCGGGCCTGCCAGACGTAGTTGGTCGTGATGGGGGCGCATTCGGCCACGTTGGCACCACTGATCCAGACCACATCGGTTTTCAACATATCGGACCACGGATTGGCGGCTCGATCAATCCCAAAAGCTTTTTTATTGCCTGCCCCGGCGCTGACCATACAGAGCCGCCCGTTATAATCAATATTGGCGGTTTTGAGCGCGACACGAGCAAATTTTCCCATCAAGTAGGCTTTTTCAGTCGTCAGGCTGGCACCACTGAGCAGCGCAAAGGCGTCTCGACCGTGAACAGCCTGAATGCGCTTGATTTCGGTTGCCACCCGGTCAATCGCCTCGGCATATGGCATCGGGCTAAACCCCGACGGATGTGATGGATCCCGTTTGAGCGCCGTCACT
This genomic stretch from Acidobacteriota bacterium harbors:
- a CDS encoding molybdopterin oxidoreductase family protein is translated as MAKLPVTLEQLTESFGPHLARSTGNRLETGIEPDSVVKTHCCFCGQQCGIQLKVKDNQVIGFEPWEDFPFNRGMLCPKGVKRYLQGAHPDRLVTALKRDPSHPSGFSPMPYAEAIDRVATEIKRIQAVHGRDAFALLSGASLTTEKAYLMGKFARVALKTANIDYNGRLCMVSAGAGNKKAFGIDRAANPWSDMLKTDVVWISGANVAECAPITTNYVWQAREHGAKIIVVDPRITPVARTCDLFLPIKPGRDIALFNGILHLMIENDWLDHDFIQNSTVGFEAVAEHVKQWTPKFTAKVTGIAEKSIRQAAEWWGTAKTSFLMHARGIEHHSHGVQNVLGAINIVLASGRIGRENCGYATITGQGNGQGGREHGQKCDQLPGGRDISNPEHRAYIAKVWDVSPDDLPQAGVDAYEIFRKIDKGEIRGLLSLCFNPKVSLPDNAFVTKALEKLEFYVAIDFFLNETAHHADIVLPGSLHEEDEGIVTQIEGRVIKINKVIDPPGEARQDWRIIQDIARQMGAEKGFTFASPQEMLDELRIASKGGVADYSGITYEKVERQHGVFWPCPSDDHPGTPRLFEPGSWNPIAKGTGPFYFPDGKARFVVAGYTPPTEDVDTEYPIILTTGRVISHFLSGSQTRRIGPLVDQYPEPRVEMHPRLAEKLGIANGDLTTVESRRGNCTLKAHVVTTIRPDTVFIPYHWAGRQSANQLTISAQDPISKIPEYKVCAVKVFKARD